From one Streptomyces sp. CA-210063 genomic stretch:
- a CDS encoding GntR family transcriptional regulator yields the protein MQEEARPGTGEQAKQLALAKLRQAIAHGEMAPAQRLVENELAEQFGVTRASIRAALIDLEAEGLVERIRNRGSRVRVVTVEEAVAISECRMVLEGLCAAKAATLATDDQLAELADIGTAMTKAVADGEPVTYSELNQRLHARIREISGQRVAVELLERLNAQLVRHRFQLALRPGRPQHSLGEHLAMIETITARDPQAAEEAVRAHLMSVITALRE from the coding sequence ATGCAGGAGGAAGCCCGTCCGGGCACCGGAGAGCAGGCCAAACAGCTCGCGTTGGCGAAGCTGCGGCAGGCGATCGCGCACGGCGAGATGGCACCGGCCCAGCGGCTGGTGGAGAACGAACTCGCCGAGCAGTTCGGTGTGACACGGGCCAGCATCCGCGCGGCACTGATCGATCTGGAGGCCGAGGGACTGGTCGAGCGGATCCGTAACCGGGGCTCGCGGGTGCGGGTGGTGACCGTGGAGGAAGCGGTCGCCATCAGCGAGTGCCGCATGGTCCTGGAAGGGCTGTGTGCGGCGAAGGCGGCCACCCTGGCCACCGACGACCAGCTGGCCGAACTGGCCGACATCGGCACGGCGATGACCAAGGCCGTGGCCGACGGCGAGCCGGTGACGTACTCCGAGCTCAACCAGCGCCTGCACGCCAGGATCCGGGAGATCTCCGGTCAGCGGGTGGCGGTGGAGCTGCTGGAGCGGCTCAACGCCCAGCTGGTGCGCCACCGTTTCCAGCTCGCGCTGCGGCCGGGACGGCCCCAGCACTCCCTGGGTGAACACCTGGCCATGATCGAGACGATCACGGCGAGGGACCCGCAGGCGGCCGAAGAGGCCGTCCGCGCCCACCTCATGAGCGTCATCACCGCGCTGCGCGAATAG
- a CDS encoding EamA family transporter: MDTAAASAPASGTAHASPAPESGGARLAGVLTMVGCGVSNQVGAALGSLAFPVLGPAGVVAIRQYVAAIVLVAVARPRLRSFTARQWWPVVLLALVFGTMNLSLYTAIDRIGLGLAVTLEFLGPLAIALAGSRRRVDACCALIAGLGVVTLMRPQPSADYLGMGLGLLAAGCWASYILLNRTVGRRIPGAQGSAAAAGLSALAFLPVGTAVVVRQPPTAGAVGYAIAAGILASAVPYLADVFTLRRVPAQVFGLFMSVNPVLAALAGWIMLGQDLGWIEWAAIGAVVAANALSILVARR, from the coding sequence ATGGACACCGCCGCTGCCTCCGCCCCCGCCTCCGGTACGGCCCACGCGTCCCCGGCCCCCGAGTCGGGCGGGGCACGCCTGGCCGGTGTCCTCACCATGGTCGGCTGCGGGGTGTCCAACCAGGTCGGTGCCGCGCTGGGGTCGCTGGCCTTCCCGGTGCTCGGGCCCGCCGGGGTCGTCGCGATACGGCAGTACGTCGCCGCGATCGTCCTCGTGGCCGTCGCCCGGCCCCGGCTGCGGTCCTTCACCGCACGGCAGTGGTGGCCGGTGGTGCTGCTCGCGCTGGTGTTCGGGACGATGAATCTCTCGCTGTACACCGCCATCGACCGCATCGGCCTGGGGCTCGCGGTGACCCTGGAGTTCCTCGGCCCGCTCGCCATCGCCCTGGCCGGCTCGCGCCGCAGGGTGGACGCGTGCTGTGCGCTGATCGCCGGCCTGGGCGTGGTCACCCTGATGCGTCCGCAGCCCTCCGCCGACTACCTCGGCATGGGGCTCGGCCTCCTCGCCGCCGGCTGCTGGGCGTCGTACATCCTCCTCAACCGCACCGTCGGCCGCCGCATCCCCGGCGCGCAGGGCTCCGCGGCCGCCGCCGGGCTCTCCGCGCTGGCCTTCCTGCCGGTCGGCACAGCCGTGGTCGTACGGCAGCCGCCCACCGCCGGGGCCGTCGGCTACGCGATCGCCGCCGGGATCCTCGCCTCGGCCGTGCCGTACCTCGCGGACGTGTTCACCCTGCGCCGCGTACCCGCCCAGGTCTTCGGCCTCTTCATGAGCGTCAACCCCGTCCTGGCCGCCCTGGCCGGCTGGATCATGCTCGGGCAGGACCTGGGGTGGATCGAGTGGGCCGCCATCGGCGCGGTGGTCGCGGCGAACGCGCTGAGCATTCTCGTAGCCCGTCGCTGA
- a CDS encoding LysR family transcriptional regulator yields MNDVTDPAAKDVELRQLRCLVAIVEEGTFTDAAITLGVSQAAVSRTLASLERALGVRLLRRTSREVTPTPTGLRVVSHARRVLGEVDDLVREATSGHVRLRIGYAWSALGRHTLTFQRRWGVAHPGTDLQFVRANSATAGLAEGSCDLAVVRRPVDDRRFDSVIVGLERRLCALASDDPLARRRSVRLADLSGHTLLIDRRTGTTTTDLWPPGSRPATEETHDVDEWLTAIATGRAIGVTAESTANQYRRPGVVYRPVRDAEPIAVRLAWWRDDPHPATPAAIELLTTLYRPG; encoded by the coding sequence ATGAATGACGTCACGGACCCGGCCGCCAAGGATGTGGAGCTGCGGCAGTTGCGCTGTCTCGTCGCGATCGTCGAGGAGGGCACCTTCACCGACGCGGCCATCACGCTCGGGGTCTCCCAGGCGGCGGTGTCCCGCACTCTGGCCTCGCTCGAACGGGCCCTGGGGGTACGGCTGTTGCGGCGGACCTCCCGTGAGGTGACGCCGACGCCGACCGGGCTGCGGGTGGTGTCGCACGCGCGGCGGGTGCTCGGTGAGGTGGACGACCTGGTGCGGGAGGCGACCTCGGGCCATGTCCGGCTGCGGATCGGTTACGCCTGGTCGGCGCTGGGCCGGCACACGCTGACGTTCCAGCGCCGCTGGGGCGTGGCGCATCCGGGGACGGATCTGCAGTTCGTGCGGGCCAACTCGGCGACGGCCGGGCTGGCGGAGGGCTCGTGCGACCTCGCCGTGGTGCGCCGGCCGGTGGACGACCGCCGGTTCGACTCGGTGATCGTCGGGCTGGAGCGGCGGCTGTGCGCGCTGGCGAGCGACGATCCGCTGGCCCGGCGCCGCTCGGTCCGGCTCGCCGATCTGAGCGGGCACACCCTGCTCATCGACCGCCGGACCGGCACGACCACCACGGACCTGTGGCCGCCCGGCTCCCGCCCGGCGACCGAGGAGACACACGACGTCGACGAGTGGCTCACCGCGATCGCCACGGGCCGCGCCATCGGTGTGACCGCGGAGTCCACCGCCAACCAGTACCGGCGGCCCGGCGTCGTCTACCGGCCGGTGCGCGACGCCGAGCCGATCGCCGTACGGCTCGCCTGGTGGCGGGACGATCCGCATCCCGCCACCCCGGCCGCCATCGAACTGCTGACGACGCTCTACCGCCCCGGCTGA